A portion of the Chitinophagales bacterium genome contains these proteins:
- a CDS encoding FAD-dependent oxidoreductase → MADKNTVLIIGAGAAGLTAARELCRKGNKVTILEARNRAGGRIETVQNDTFSTPTELGAEFIHGDLPSTMRLLKEANISYYPITGKIFQSKQGKFERQDDFIEDWKMFEKSLKKLKRDITVSDFLEKYLDEEKHKALKNSVQRFVEGYDAADISRASTFALREEWLSDDDNSQYRVKGGYKKIIDFLANESLSAGCTIHFSSVVKTINWEHGKVSIVTSKNEEYTARKVIITVPLGILQQNISSPDAIIFNPEVPKKIKAARSIGYGSVIKILLQFRTIFWQEDDFKKPAGKNLKDMGFLFSDATIPTWWTQLPLKSPLLTGWLAGPNSEKYKDSEDKIILDLAIDSLAFIFMANRDKIKDNLEGWQVANWLADPFSKGAYAYATLNTNKARKELVKPVKNTLFFAGEALYEGAEIGTAEAAFTSGLNVAEQVLKKRI, encoded by the coding sequence ATGGCTGACAAAAACACTGTTTTGATTATTGGAGCGGGTGCCGCAGGTCTTACTGCGGCACGCGAGCTGTGCAGGAAGGGAAATAAGGTTACCATTTTAGAAGCCCGTAACCGTGCTGGTGGAAGAATAGAAACTGTGCAAAATGATACATTTTCCACTCCCACTGAATTAGGCGCAGAATTTATACATGGTGATTTGCCTTCTACAATGAGATTATTAAAAGAGGCGAATATTTCGTACTACCCTATAACAGGAAAAATATTTCAATCTAAGCAGGGGAAATTTGAGCGGCAAGATGACTTTATTGAAGACTGGAAGATGTTTGAAAAGAGCCTAAAGAAATTAAAGCGCGATATAACTGTATCAGATTTTCTTGAAAAATATTTAGATGAGGAAAAGCACAAGGCTCTAAAAAATTCAGTGCAGCGGTTTGTGGAAGGGTATGATGCCGCGGATATCAGCAGAGCCAGCACTTTTGCTTTGCGCGAGGAGTGGTTAAGCGATGATGATAATTCACAATACAGAGTGAAAGGTGGATATAAAAAAATTATTGATTTCCTTGCTAATGAAAGTCTTTCAGCCGGATGTACCATTCATTTTAGTTCTGTAGTAAAAACAATTAATTGGGAGCATGGCAAAGTTTCTATTGTAACAAGTAAAAATGAAGAATACACTGCGCGAAAAGTAATTATAACAGTTCCATTAGGAATTCTTCAGCAGAATATTTCTTCACCCGATGCCATCATTTTTAATCCTGAAGTGCCTAAAAAAATAAAGGCCGCCCGATCAATAGGATATGGCTCTGTAATTAAAATTCTATTGCAGTTCAGAACGATATTCTGGCAAGAAGATGACTTTAAAAAGCCCGCAGGTAAAAATTTAAAGGATATGGGTTTCCTTTTTTCAGATGCAACTATTCCTACCTGGTGGACACAGCTTCCTTTAAAATCACCTTTGCTTACTGGCTGGTTAGCGGGTCCGAATTCAGAAAAATATAAGGATTCGGAAGATAAAATAATTCTGGATCTGGCAATAGATTCACTCGCTTTTATCTTTATGGCAAACCGTGATAAGATTAAAGATAACCTTGAAGGATGGCAAGTAGCAAACTGGTTAGCTGATCCTTTTTCAAAAGGCGCTTACGCTTATGCAACCTTGAATACCAATAAAGCGAGGAAAGAACTTGTGAAGCCAGTTAAAAATACCTTATTTTTTGCAGGCGAAGCGCTCTATGAAGGAGCCGAAATAGGAACCGCAGAGGCTGCTTTTACAAGCGGATTAAACGTTGCGGAGCAAGTATTAAAGAAAAGAATTTAA
- the mscL gene encoding large-conductance mechanosensitive channel protein MscL translates to MLKEFRAFILRGNVIDLAVGIIIGAAFGRIVNSLVNDILMPVLGFITGGMNFSDQKVVLKAAVLNPDGSVKTPANTINWGMFIQATIEFLIIGFALFIIIKALNSIHKKQAEVPAAVPPAPSTEEKLLMEIRDLLKK, encoded by the coding sequence ATGTTAAAAGAATTCAGGGCATTTATTTTAAGGGGAAATGTGATTGATTTAGCTGTTGGTATTATTATAGGTGCTGCCTTTGGCAGAATTGTCAACAGCCTGGTAAATGATATTTTAATGCCGGTTCTCGGTTTTATAACCGGTGGCATGAATTTTTCTGATCAGAAAGTTGTTCTGAAAGCCGCTGTATTGAACCCTGACGGATCAGTGAAAACACCTGCCAATACCATAAACTGGGGAATGTTTATTCAGGCCACTATTGAATTTTTGATAATCGGTTTTGCCTTATTTATCATCATTAAAGCACTGAATTCCATTCATAAAAAACAGGCTGAAGTTCCTGCAGCTGTTCCGCCTGCGCCTTCTACTGAAGAAAAGCTGCTTATGGAGATCCGGGATCTCTTAAAAAAATAA
- a CDS encoding J domain-containing protein: MAFIDYYKTLGVDKNAKPEEIKSAYRKLARKFHPDLNADNKDAKKKFQEINEANEVLSDPGKRQKYDEYGSDWQHAEQYEKSRQSNRQSANRSEYTYADSGNEGGFSDFFESMFGNSNRNRQVKFRGQDYNAEVQLNLVDAYKTHSQTLTVNAKNIRITVPAGIENGQVIRISGYGAPGINGGPSGDLYIKFLISNDQKFRRSGNDLYTTVDLNLYTAVLGGEITVDTLDGKVKLRVKPETQIGEKIKLKGKGFPIYKKDGQFGDLYITYSVKIPTNLTENQKALFVELAKS; this comes from the coding sequence ATGGCATTTATAGATTATTATAAAACTTTAGGCGTAGATAAGAATGCAAAGCCGGAAGAAATAAAGAGTGCATACAGAAAGCTTGCAAGAAAATTCCATCCCGATCTGAATGCTGATAATAAAGACGCTAAGAAAAAGTTTCAGGAGATAAATGAAGCTAATGAAGTGTTGAGTGACCCGGGCAAGCGACAGAAGTATGATGAGTATGGCAGTGACTGGCAGCATGCTGAGCAATATGAAAAATCTCGTCAATCAAACAGGCAATCAGCAAACAGGAGTGAATATACTTATGCAGATAGCGGAAACGAGGGAGGTTTTTCAGATTTTTTCGAGTCCATGTTTGGTAATTCTAACAGAAACAGGCAGGTAAAATTCAGGGGCCAGGATTACAATGCGGAAGTACAGCTTAACCTGGTTGACGCCTATAAAACGCATTCGCAAACTTTAACAGTAAACGCAAAAAACATTCGCATTACAGTTCCTGCAGGAATAGAAAACGGTCAGGTAATCAGGATTAGCGGATACGGTGCGCCTGGAATAAACGGTGGTCCCAGTGGAGACTTGTATATCAAATTTTTAATTTCCAATGATCAAAAATTCAGAAGATCAGGGAATGATCTTTATACTACTGTCGATCTGAACCTTTACACGGCTGTGCTGGGTGGTGAAATAACTGTAGATACATTGGATGGAAAAGTAAAATTGAGAGTGAAGCCCGAAACACAAATCGGGGAAAAAATAAAGCTTAAAGGGAAGGGATTTCCCATCTATAAAAAAGACGGACAATTTGGTGATTTATATATAACCTACTCCGTAAAAATTCCTACCAATTTAACGGAAAACCAAAAAGCCTTATTTGTAGAATTAGCTAAATCATAA
- a CDS encoding DUF5004 domain-containing protein produces MKSKFTLNSISPFLFVLLIIFSVGCKKDKVSNTERLTNKSWKVVALTVSPGIDVNGTVITDFYSQLADCNKDDIYTFSTNKTYTIDEDGLKCNQIDPQTTTGVWSFNSDETVLTLDNTTSYSIIQLDDNTLKASYSEVTNGINYTYTITFNKQ; encoded by the coding sequence ATGAAATCAAAATTTACCTTAAACAGCATCTCGCCTTTTCTTTTTGTCCTCCTTATCATTTTTTCTGTAGGTTGTAAAAAAGATAAGGTATCCAATACCGAGAGGTTAACCAATAAATCATGGAAGGTTGTTGCCTTAACTGTAAGTCCGGGTATTGATGTAAATGGCACTGTAATCACAGATTTTTATTCGCAGCTTGCAGATTGCAACAAAGATGATATTTACACTTTCAGCACTAATAAGACTTATACAATAGATGAAGATGGATTAAAATGTAATCAAATCGATCCTCAAACCACTACCGGAGTTTGGTCATTTAACAGCGATGAAACCGTTTTAACCTTAGATAACACCACCAGTTATTCTATAATTCAATTAGATGATAACACATTAAAAGCTTCTTATTCTGAGGTTACTAACGGAATCAACTATACCTATACCATTACGTTTAATAAACAATAA
- a CDS encoding chaperone modulator CbpM, giving the protein MSSTDLIRADQFCSNHQIDLSFITSLQKYELITATVQDGSIFIPAEELKKLEKMVRLHYDLAINIEGIEAITHLLKRVENLQQEIMHLKNCLLRYE; this is encoded by the coding sequence ATGTCTTCCACAGATTTAATTCGTGCAGATCAATTTTGTAGTAATCATCAAATTGATCTTTCCTTCATCACTTCTTTGCAGAAATATGAACTAATAACGGCTACGGTGCAGGACGGATCGATTTTTATTCCGGCGGAAGAGCTTAAAAAATTGGAGAAAATGGTTCGGCTGCATTACGACCTGGCAATTAATATAGAAGGAATTGAAGCCATAACACATCTGTTAAAGCGCGTTGAAAATTTGCAGCAGGAGATCATGCATTTAAAGAATTGCCTGCTCAGGTATGAATAG
- a CDS encoding DUF3078 domain-containing protein: MKKLAVCVFLLVFISAFAFSQNSSVDTSWKKGGFGSLLLNQSAFSHWAAGGVNSFALTIIANGYINYKSGKNLWENYLNANYGVIKQQYEKKLRKNTDHLELQTKYGHEIAKNVYLTGLINFQTQFAPGYNPAFDTVTSDFMAPAYVLASIGVEWKPVSYLSFYLSPATAKFTFVWNQEVADLVIHGASLYGTDPAIYDSDGNLISHGDKSRAEFGALFTAALQKDIMKNVNLATKLSLFNSYQKNTDINYDLYLNMKVNKWITASFFTNIIYDNDVIIKDYNEDGSQKGTAGPRTQVKEGFGVGLTYKFGDQK; the protein is encoded by the coding sequence ATGAAAAAATTAGCTGTCTGTGTTTTTCTTTTGGTTTTCATTTCGGCATTTGCATTTTCTCAAAATAGCTCTGTTGATACTTCCTGGAAGAAAGGCGGATTTGGTTCATTGCTTTTGAATCAATCGGCCTTTAGCCATTGGGCAGCCGGAGGTGTTAATTCCTTTGCGCTGACCATTATTGCGAATGGATATATCAATTATAAGAGTGGAAAAAACCTATGGGAAAATTACCTGAATGCAAACTATGGAGTTATTAAACAGCAGTATGAAAAGAAGTTGAGAAAAAATACCGACCACCTTGAGCTGCAAACGAAATATGGTCATGAGATAGCTAAAAATGTATACCTGACCGGGCTGATCAATTTTCAAACTCAGTTTGCTCCCGGTTACAATCCAGCGTTTGATACGGTTACATCTGATTTTATGGCCCCTGCTTATGTGCTTGCTTCTATCGGTGTGGAGTGGAAACCTGTAAGCTATCTTTCCTTTTATCTTTCACCTGCCACGGCCAAATTTACTTTTGTATGGAACCAGGAGGTTGCTGATCTGGTAATACACGGTGCCAGCCTGTATGGAACCGATCCGGCAATTTACGATTCGGACGGTAATCTTATTTCACACGGAGATAAATCCCGTGCAGAATTTGGTGCACTGTTTACTGCCGCTTTGCAAAAAGATATTATGAAAAATGTGAATCTTGCAACCAAGCTCTCTCTTTTTAATTCTTACCAAAAAAATACAGACATAAATTATGATCTCTATCTGAATATGAAAGTGAACAAATGGATTACCGCTTCATTTTTTACGAATATAATTTACGATAATGATGTAATTATTAAAGACTATAATGAGGATGGATCACAGAAAGGCACAGCAGGCCCAAGAACTCAGGTTAAAGAGGGATTTGGAGTTGGCTTGACTTATAAGTTTGGAGACCAGAAATAA
- a CDS encoding NAD(P)/FAD-dependent oxidoreductase, giving the protein MKGKQAEWDVIIIGGGPAGLSAALILARCRRKVMVLDSQDYRNAASSGIHALPGFDGIKPAVYLKQLQKDVMKYDVKIQYAKATRVIQGPQFFEIEDALMKKYTASKILLATGVRDILPSIPEIKKFYGSSVLHCPYCDGYEQKGKIVGVIGAGKKGVNYAYALTSWSDRVILFYEGKKLNGEYQQLLDNNNITCFREKIIALKGKGKLLQAIILENNQEVKCDVLFFDSHKRLRSDIPVNLKCKLTPKGVVCTNKKQETSIRGIFSAGDSTVDVMMVSEACAEGIAAGMSIHKQLLSEAM; this is encoded by the coding sequence ATGAAAGGGAAACAAGCTGAGTGGGATGTAATTATAATTGGAGGAGGCCCGGCAGGTTTAAGCGCAGCATTAATTTTGGCGCGTTGCAGAAGAAAAGTGATGGTTTTGGACTCTCAGGATTACCGGAATGCAGCTTCTTCAGGCATTCATGCCCTGCCTGGTTTTGATGGTATAAAACCCGCTGTTTATCTGAAGCAGCTTCAGAAAGATGTAATGAAATATGATGTAAAGATCCAATACGCTAAAGCCACACGGGTAATACAGGGACCACAATTTTTTGAAATTGAAGATGCCTTAATGAAAAAATACACCGCGAGTAAAATACTTCTTGCAACAGGAGTAAGGGACATTCTGCCTTCTATTCCTGAAATTAAAAAATTCTACGGGTCCTCTGTATTACATTGTCCCTATTGCGATGGATATGAGCAGAAGGGAAAAATTGTGGGCGTAATTGGTGCCGGCAAAAAGGGAGTAAACTACGCATATGCACTCACGAGCTGGAGTGACAGGGTAATACTGTTTTATGAAGGAAAAAAATTGAATGGTGAATACCAGCAGCTGCTTGACAATAATAATATTACCTGTTTCAGGGAAAAAATTATAGCCCTGAAAGGAAAAGGAAAATTATTGCAAGCCATTATTTTAGAAAATAATCAAGAAGTGAAATGTGATGTATTGTTTTTCGATTCACATAAAAGATTACGCAGTGATATTCCTGTAAATCTGAAGTGTAAGCTTACTCCGAAGGGTGTGGTTTGTACAAATAAAAAACAGGAAACCAGCATTCGCGGCATCTTTTCGGCGGGTGATAGTACGGTGGATGTTATGATGGTTTCGGAAGCATGTGCTGAAGGCATTGCTGCAGGTATGTCTATTCATAAGCAATTGCTATCTGAAGCAATGTGA